From one Enterobacter kobei genomic stretch:
- the sthA gene encoding Si-specific NAD(P)(+) transhydrogenase, with protein MSHSWDYDAIVIGSGPGGEGAAMGLVKQGARVAVIERYHNVGGGCTHWGTIPSKALRHAVSRIIEFNQNPLYSDHSRLLRSSFADILNHADSVINQQTRMRQGFYERNHCEILQGNAHFVDEHTLALECPDGSVETLTAEKFVIACGSRPYHPADVDFAHPRVYDSDSILSLQHEPRHVIIYGAGVIGCEYASIFRGMDVKVDLINTRDRLLAFLDQEMSDSLSYHFWNNGVVIRHNEEYERIEGMDDGVIMHLKSGKKLKADCLLYANGRTGNVDSLALENIGLQADGRGLLKVNSMYQTALPHVYAVGDVIGYPSLASAAYDQGRIAAQALVKGEASAHLVEDIPTGIYTIPEISSVGKTEQQLTAMKVPYEVGRAQFKHLARAQIVGMSVGTLKILFHRETKEILGIHCFGERAAEIIHIGQAIMEQKGGGNTIEYFVNTTFNYPTMAEAYRVAALNGLNRLF; from the coding sequence ATGTCACATTCCTGGGATTACGATGCAATAGTGATAGGTTCCGGCCCCGGCGGCGAAGGCGCGGCAATGGGTCTGGTTAAGCAAGGAGCACGGGTCGCGGTTATTGAACGCTACCACAACGTTGGCGGCGGCTGTACGCACTGGGGAACCATCCCTTCCAAAGCGCTTCGCCATGCTGTCAGCCGTATTATCGAATTCAATCAGAACCCGCTCTACAGTGACCACTCCCGCCTTCTTCGCTCCTCTTTTGCCGACATCCTCAATCATGCCGACAGCGTGATTAACCAGCAGACCCGCATGCGTCAGGGTTTTTATGAACGCAACCATTGCGAGATTTTGCAGGGCAACGCGCACTTTGTGGACGAACATACGCTGGCGCTGGAGTGCCCGGATGGCTCAGTGGAAACGCTGACCGCCGAAAAATTCGTGATTGCCTGCGGTTCGCGCCCGTACCATCCGGCGGACGTCGATTTTGCGCATCCGCGCGTTTACGACAGCGATTCTATCCTCAGCCTCCAGCACGAGCCGCGTCATGTGATTATCTATGGCGCCGGGGTGATTGGCTGTGAATATGCGTCGATCTTCCGGGGAATGGACGTCAAAGTCGATCTGATCAATACCCGTGACCGTCTGCTGGCCTTCCTTGATCAGGAGATGTCCGACTCCCTTTCTTACCACTTCTGGAATAACGGCGTGGTTATTCGCCACAACGAAGAGTATGAACGCATCGAAGGCATGGACGACGGGGTGATCATGCACCTGAAATCCGGCAAAAAGCTCAAGGCGGATTGCCTGCTGTATGCGAACGGCCGTACCGGTAACGTGGACTCGCTGGCGCTGGAAAACATCGGCTTACAGGCGGATGGGCGTGGTTTGCTGAAGGTGAACAGCATGTACCAGACGGCGTTGCCGCACGTGTATGCGGTGGGCGATGTGATCGGCTACCCGAGCCTGGCCTCTGCCGCTTACGATCAGGGCCGTATCGCCGCGCAGGCGCTGGTCAAAGGCGAAGCCAGTGCGCATTTAGTGGAAGACATTCCTACCGGCATCTATACCATCCCGGAAATCAGCTCGGTGGGGAAAACGGAACAGCAGCTCACCGCCATGAAGGTGCCTTATGAAGTGGGCCGCGCCCAGTTTAAACACCTGGCACGCGCGCAGATCGTCGGCATGAGCGTTGGCACGCTGAAAATTCTGTTCCACCGTGAGACAAAAGAAATTCTGGGGATCCACTGCTTCGGGGAGCGCGCTGCCGAAATTATTCATATCGGCCAGGCGATTATGGAGCAGAAAGGTGGCGGTAACACGATTGAGTACTTTGTTAACACCACCTTCAACTACCCGACCATGGCGGAAGCCTATCGGGTCGCGGCGCTGAATGGCTTAAACCGCCTGTTTTAA
- the fabR gene encoding HTH-type transcriptional repressor FabR, with amino-acid sequence MMGVRAQQKERTRRSLVEAAFSQLSAERSFASLSLREVAREAGIAPTSFYRHFRDVDELGLTMVDESGLMLRQLMRQARQRIAKGGSVIRTSVSTFMEFIGNNPNAFRLLLRERSGTSAAFRAAVAREIQHFIAELADYLELENHMPRAFTEAQAEAMVTIVFNAGAEALDIGVEQRRQLEERLVLQLRMISKGAYYWYRREQEKISQQPVE; translated from the coding sequence GTGATGGGCGTTAGAGCGCAACAAAAAGAACGCACCCGGCGTTCGCTGGTAGAAGCGGCATTTAGTCAATTAAGCGCTGAGCGTAGTTTTGCCAGCCTCAGCCTGCGCGAAGTGGCGCGCGAGGCGGGTATTGCGCCGACGTCATTTTATCGTCATTTCCGCGATGTGGATGAGCTTGGCCTGACCATGGTGGATGAGAGCGGGCTGATGCTGCGCCAGCTGATGCGCCAGGCGCGTCAGCGTATCGCCAAAGGCGGCAGTGTGATCCGCACCTCGGTATCCACCTTTATGGAATTTATCGGCAATAACCCAAACGCTTTCCGTCTGTTACTGCGGGAACGTTCGGGCACGTCGGCAGCATTTCGTGCCGCGGTGGCGCGGGAAATTCAGCACTTTATTGCGGAACTTGCCGACTATCTCGAACTCGAAAATCATATGCCGCGGGCGTTCACCGAAGCGCAGGCTGAAGCGATGGTGACTATCGTCTTTAACGCGGGCGCTGAGGCGCTGGACATTGGCGTGGAACAACGCCGGCAATTAGAAGAGCGACTGGTTTTACAGCTGCGGATGATTTCCAAAGGCGCGTAT